The Sulfitobacter sp. S223 genome has a window encoding:
- a CDS encoding acetolactate synthase large subunit, producing the protein MNVTDTKMNGAESLVHTLLANDVNVCFTNPGTSEMHFVAALDHIAGMRSVLVLQESVATGAADGYYRMARKPASTLLHLGPGLANGLSNLHNAKKGGSGVVNIIGEHASTHIALDAPLTSDIEGIARPVSHWVHTSHSAADVGADAARAVQAAMVSPGQIASLILPSDTAWNEGGQPVDAVDLPSPDPFDASLLEQSSRALDGPETLLLLGGEALTENNLEVAGRIAAKTGCKLLSEWSNARLERGEGRVYVGRVPYPIDIALEVLKPFKRIVLVGARAPIGFFAYPGKPAILTREGAEILTLANAGADLTAALVALCEAAGAIDTAPAYVVKASLPERPTGPIDLDTLAAVIARAIPQDGIVVDESVTTGRAFSPATKGAARHTWLNNCGGSIGYAMPAAVGAAIACPERKVLCMTGDGSAMYTVQSLWTMARENLDITVLIFANRSYKILRGELTNVGVGNPGPKAIDMLSLDRPALDWVQMARSMGVNAQCVDSCEALEAALEDGLAGTGPNLIEITL; encoded by the coding sequence ATGAACGTGACAGATACCAAGATGAACGGCGCAGAAAGCCTTGTGCACACACTGCTTGCGAACGACGTAAACGTTTGCTTTACCAACCCCGGCACATCCGAGATGCATTTCGTGGCTGCCCTTGACCACATTGCCGGAATGCGATCGGTTCTTGTGTTACAAGAGAGCGTGGCAACCGGTGCTGCGGATGGCTATTACCGCATGGCGCGAAAGCCTGCCTCAACCCTGCTACATCTGGGACCTGGCCTTGCGAACGGTCTTTCCAATCTGCACAACGCCAAAAAAGGCGGCTCCGGTGTGGTCAATATCATTGGTGAACATGCCTCAACACATATTGCGCTGGACGCTCCGCTGACGTCGGATATCGAAGGTATCGCCCGTCCGGTTTCACATTGGGTGCATACCTCGCACTCGGCGGCAGATGTTGGCGCGGATGCTGCTCGCGCAGTGCAAGCGGCGATGGTTAGTCCGGGGCAAATCGCCTCGCTTATCTTGCCAAGCGATACCGCGTGGAATGAGGGCGGCCAACCTGTGGATGCGGTTGATCTGCCTTCACCCGATCCCTTTGATGCAAGCCTGTTGGAACAATCCAGCCGCGCATTGGACGGACCAGAGACATTGCTGCTGCTTGGCGGGGAGGCGCTGACAGAAAACAACCTTGAGGTTGCCGGGCGGATTGCCGCCAAAACCGGCTGCAAACTTCTGTCCGAATGGTCCAACGCGCGCTTGGAGCGCGGGGAAGGCCGGGTCTATGTCGGGCGCGTACCTTACCCGATTGATATTGCTCTAGAGGTGTTGAAGCCATTCAAACGCATCGTTCTGGTTGGGGCGCGTGCGCCTATTGGATTTTTTGCCTATCCGGGAAAACCTGCAATTTTGACGCGCGAAGGTGCTGAAATTCTGACACTTGCAAATGCAGGCGCCGATCTCACCGCTGCGCTGGTCGCGCTATGTGAGGCAGCCGGTGCGATCGATACAGCTCCGGCGTATGTGGTCAAAGCTTCGCTGCCAGAGCGGCCTACTGGTCCAATTGATCTGGATACACTTGCTGCGGTAATTGCGCGTGCAATCCCGCAGGACGGGATTGTGGTGGACGAATCCGTAACAACGGGCCGTGCGTTTTCCCCAGCAACCAAAGGTGCTGCACGTCATACGTGGCTCAACAATTGCGGCGGCTCTATCGGGTATGCGATGCCTGCGGCCGTCGGCGCTGCCATTGCCTGCCCCGAGCGTAAGGTCCTGTGCATGACTGGCGACGGATCGGCGATGTATACGGTGCAATCGCTTTGGACGATGGCACGTGAAAATCTGGATATCACGGTGCTGATCTTCGCCAACCGAAGCTATAAAATTCTGCGTGGAGAATTGACCAACGTTGGTGTCGGCAATCCCGGACCCAAGGCGATTGATATGCTGTCCCTTGACCGTCCGGCGCTGGACTGGGTGCAAATGGCGCGTTCGATGGGGGTAAACGCACAGTGCGTAGATAGCTGTGAAGCGCTGGAGGCCGCACTTGAAGACGGTCTTGCAGGGACAGGTCCCAACCTGATCGAAATCACGCTGTAA
- a CDS encoding class I adenylate-forming enzyme family protein: MIEITPPMADNAPTETIVERVRANAKAHPDSLALVCGAERVTWGAFDARINRVSNMLLAMGLTKGDNIAVISANSIPYAELFMGILRAGLCVTPLSSMASPDALQKMLVDCDAKAIFVAQQYLDLVAGFVTKLPLERFAIDFTHPDFTDYEAALAQAGSDDPMIALEMSDAFNLIYSSGTTGTPKGILHNHLMRAAQMDRVSPNGYDDNARTLISTPLYSNTTIVAFLPTLFGGSTVHLMPKFDARQYLEIVEREAITHTMLVPVQYKRIMDVPDFDSFDLSSMRIKFSTSAPLRAVLKADVLARFPGKLIEYYGLTEGGGVTVLVADENPTKLHTVGQLAPGNDIRLIDSSGCEVPQGEVGEICGRGPTMMAGYYGRDDLTADYIWRDTDGNVYFRSGDMGSFDEDGFLVLSDRKKDMIISGGLNIYANDLELVLLQDPDVTDAAVIGVPSDAWGETPLGLVVVREETVRTSEDIVQRANATLGKSQRLSGVEIRETLPRSTIGKILKKDLRTPYWEKE; this comes from the coding sequence ATGATTGAGATAACACCTCCGATGGCGGACAATGCGCCGACCGAAACGATAGTTGAAAGGGTGCGCGCCAACGCCAAGGCCCATCCAGACTCTCTTGCATTGGTCTGCGGCGCAGAGCGCGTGACGTGGGGTGCGTTCGATGCGCGCATCAACCGTGTGAGCAACATGCTTTTGGCTATGGGGCTGACCAAGGGTGACAACATCGCTGTCATCTCGGCGAATTCTATTCCCTATGCAGAGCTTTTCATGGGCATTTTGCGCGCAGGTCTTTGCGTCACGCCGTTGTCTTCGATGGCGTCGCCGGATGCCCTGCAAAAGATGCTGGTCGATTGCGACGCCAAAGCCATATTCGTGGCGCAGCAGTATCTAGATTTGGTTGCAGGTTTTGTGACAAAGCTACCGCTGGAACGCTTTGCCATAGATTTCACACACCCGGACTTTACTGATTACGAAGCCGCGCTTGCGCAGGCCGGATCAGATGATCCGATGATTGCGCTTGAGATGTCGGATGCTTTCAACCTGATCTATTCATCCGGCACCACAGGCACCCCCAAGGGCATCTTGCACAATCACCTCATGCGAGCGGCGCAGATGGATCGTGTTTCGCCCAATGGCTATGATGATAATGCGCGGACGCTGATTTCGACGCCCCTGTATTCCAACACCACAATCGTCGCTTTCCTGCCTACGCTTTTTGGCGGCTCTACTGTGCACTTGATGCCTAAGTTTGACGCGCGGCAGTATCTGGAGATTGTCGAGCGTGAGGCGATCACCCACACGATGCTGGTGCCGGTCCAGTACAAGCGGATCATGGATGTGCCAGATTTTGACAGCTTTGACCTATCGTCCATGCGGATCAAGTTTTCGACGTCTGCGCCCCTGCGCGCGGTACTCAAGGCCGATGTGTTGGCGCGCTTTCCGGGTAAGCTGATCGAGTATTACGGCCTTACCGAAGGCGGCGGCGTCACCGTGCTGGTGGCCGATGAAAATCCGACCAAACTACACACTGTGGGTCAGCTTGCCCCTGGAAATGACATTCGTCTGATTGATAGCTCCGGTTGTGAAGTGCCGCAGGGTGAGGTGGGGGAGATTTGCGGCAGAGGTCCAACCATGATGGCGGGCTACTATGGCCGCGATGACCTGACGGCTGACTACATCTGGCGCGATACGGATGGGAACGTCTATTTTCGCTCTGGTGACATGGGATCATTTGACGAAGACGGTTTTCTGGTTCTGTCCGACCGCAAGAAGGACATGATAATTTCCGGCGGCCTAAACATCTATGCCAATGATCTTGAGCTTGTCTTGCTGCAGGACCCGGACGTGACAGACGCTGCTGTCATCGGTGTCCCTTCGGACGCATGGGGTGAGACGCCTCTTGGCCTTGTCGTTGTCCGCGAAGAGACTGTGCGCACGAGCGAGGATATCGTACAGAGAGCCAACGCAACGCTGGGCAAAAGCCAGCGCCTGTCGGGGGTGGAAATCCGTGAAACCCTTCCGCGCAGCACCATTGGGAAAATCCTCAAGAAAGATCTCCGCACGCCGTATTGGGAAAAGGAATGA
- a CDS encoding TRAP transporter fused permease subunit yields MTDQNNAPADAKGFEQVAIDGETPSERLAGTARWVVIIGTLLSLVLVINQLFNLQLMGIVLIEGRYLYVLGGMYLALSFLIFQMRGGKGGVPSLLDWALFAIALACTVYLAQTAQLNLSQGWEYAAPLTGQYVSVVFFVLVLEATRRAGGFVLFCIVTFFAFYPTFAGHVPDPFSGFESTFMQTVPYHIFSAESSFGIPMKAFGGVVIGFILFGAVLQRTGGGQFFNDLALGLVGGYRGGAAKVSIFASGFMGSMSGSVISNVLTTGAVSIPAMRKTGFSAKTAAATEACASTGGVLMPPIMGATAFIMASFLSRPYVEIALAAAIPSILFYWGLFTGIDAYSAKRGLRGLPKPDLPRLREVMIEGWPYIFVFALLLYMMIGLRQESSAPFYATALLLVVNQFRARFRLNKQRLGNMIVGVGMGLAELTAILLGVGLIVGSFSATGLAGTLVNELVFMAGDNTLVLLLMGALTAFIFGMGMTVTACYIFLAVVLAPALEAGGLNTLAVHLFILYWGMVSFITPPVALGAFAASTMAGSNPIATGFEAMRLGGVIYIAPFFFVLNPALIGQAPAWEVVIALSSALVGVALISSALQGYISLVGPLEGALGKPLRVLLFFGGVLIAMPQNALVPLGYAASFAVGAALCVVPIILARRANAVDPRVA; encoded by the coding sequence ATGACCGATCAGAACAATGCCCCCGCTGACGCAAAGGGGTTCGAACAGGTTGCCATCGACGGGGAAACCCCGTCAGAGCGGTTGGCGGGCACAGCCCGATGGGTTGTTATCATCGGCACGCTGTTGTCGCTTGTGCTGGTCATCAACCAGCTGTTCAATCTTCAGCTGATGGGGATCGTTCTGATAGAAGGGCGCTATCTATATGTCCTTGGTGGAATGTACCTCGCGCTTAGTTTTCTGATTTTCCAAATGCGTGGCGGAAAAGGTGGCGTGCCTTCCTTGCTGGACTGGGCGCTGTTCGCGATCGCTTTGGCCTGCACGGTCTATCTAGCGCAAACTGCGCAGCTGAACCTGTCGCAAGGCTGGGAATACGCGGCACCTTTGACGGGGCAGTATGTCTCTGTGGTGTTCTTTGTACTGGTGCTAGAGGCGACGCGTCGCGCGGGCGGGTTTGTGTTGTTCTGTATTGTCACTTTCTTTGCATTCTACCCTACCTTTGCCGGCCATGTGCCGGATCCGTTCTCGGGCTTCGAGAGCACATTCATGCAGACGGTCCCTTATCATATTTTCTCGGCCGAAAGCTCTTTCGGCATCCCGATGAAAGCGTTTGGCGGCGTTGTGATCGGCTTTATTCTTTTTGGTGCGGTGCTGCAGCGGACCGGTGGTGGACAGTTCTTTAACGATCTGGCGCTGGGCCTTGTCGGAGGATACCGCGGCGGTGCCGCAAAAGTGTCGATCTTTGCCAGCGGTTTCATGGGGTCGATGTCCGGTTCAGTTATCTCGAACGTGTTGACCACGGGCGCTGTATCAATACCGGCAATGCGCAAAACCGGCTTCTCAGCCAAGACTGCCGCCGCGACCGAGGCATGCGCTTCGACCGGTGGCGTGCTGATGCCGCCCATTATGGGGGCCACGGCATTTATCATGGCCTCGTTCCTGTCGCGCCCATATGTCGAGATTGCCTTGGCCGCCGCCATCCCCAGCATCCTGTTCTATTGGGGGCTGTTTACGGGCATTGACGCCTATTCGGCCAAACGTGGCCTGCGCGGTCTGCCCAAGCCCGATCTGCCACGTTTGCGCGAGGTGATGATTGAAGGGTGGCCTTACATCTTCGTCTTTGCCCTGTTGCTTTATATGATGATCGGCCTGCGGCAGGAATCCTCCGCGCCTTTCTACGCCACCGCATTGCTGCTGGTGGTCAACCAATTCCGTGCGCGCTTTCGTCTTAACAAGCAGCGTCTGGGTAATATGATTGTTGGCGTCGGCATGGGGCTGGCAGAGCTTACGGCCATTTTGCTTGGCGTTGGTCTGATTGTTGGATCATTTTCGGCCACGGGGTTGGCAGGAACGTTGGTGAACGAGCTTGTGTTTATGGCTGGTGACAACACGCTGGTCTTGTTGTTGATGGGCGCGCTGACGGCCTTTATCTTTGGCATGGGGATGACTGTAACAGCTTGCTACATCTTCCTTGCCGTTGTTCTTGCCCCGGCGCTTGAGGCTGGTGGCCTAAACACACTCGCGGTGCACCTTTTTATTCTCTATTGGGGCATGGTCAGCTTTATCACACCACCTGTTGCGCTGGGCGCGTTCGCAGCCTCGACCATGGCGGGGTCAAATCCGATTGCCACGGGCTTCGAAGCGATGCGGCTGGGCGGCGTGATCTATATTGCACCGTTCTTCTTTGTTCTGAACCCGGCACTCATCGGGCAGGCTCCTGCATGGGAGGTCGTGATTGCCTTGTCCTCTGCCTTAGTCGGGGTGGCGCTGATTTCGTCCGCCCTACAAGGTTACATCAGCCTTGTAGGTCCGCTTGAAGGAGCACTGGGCAAGCCGTTGCGTGTTTTGCTGTTCTTTGGCGGTGTGTTGATTGCGATGCCGCAGAATGCTTTGGTACCGCTTGGCTATGCGGCTTCCTTCGCAGTTGGGGCAGCCCTGTGTGTAGTGCCCATAATTCTGGCGCGGCGTGCCAATGCTGTTGATCCGAGAGTAGCTTGA
- a CDS encoding TAXI family TRAP transporter solute-binding subunit, which yields MKYIASTFAALSLSATMATAQDIELPKQLNWTAYDTGSAGYNQAVAIGAALQDATGVNLRVLPGKNDVSRTEPLRQGRVQFSATGVGGSFMAQEGVFDFGAQNWGPQPIRVLMANNGGAINLAVGVAGDLGIKEFADLKGKRVAYIVGAPALNVNTEAYLAYGGLTWDDVERVDFGGFGASWTGLIEGQVDAAFASTNSGKAYEAEAGPRGLFWPPIDPENADGLAAMQAIAPFFSPNKAVVGATIDGTDGYQGAGYAYPVLTAMEATEADLVYNMTKAMVELFPKYDGNSPGIGGWALDKQNMEWVVPYHEGAIRYFTEVGAWNDTAQAHNDNLVARQAALAAAWEETKAANPDDWEAAWAEARREALKAGGFPVTF from the coding sequence ATGAAATACATTGCTTCAACATTTGCAGCATTGAGCCTGTCAGCCACTATGGCGACTGCTCAGGACATTGAGCTGCCAAAGCAGCTTAACTGGACTGCCTATGACACCGGATCAGCCGGTTATAACCAAGCCGTAGCCATCGGCGCGGCCTTGCAGGATGCGACAGGTGTGAACCTGCGCGTGTTACCGGGCAAAAACGATGTGTCGCGTACAGAGCCACTGCGTCAGGGTCGCGTCCAGTTTTCAGCGACCGGCGTTGGTGGCAGCTTTATGGCCCAAGAAGGTGTATTCGACTTTGGTGCCCAGAACTGGGGCCCGCAGCCTATCCGTGTCCTGATGGCCAACAATGGCGGGGCGATTAACCTTGCAGTCGGCGTAGCCGGTGATCTGGGTATCAAGGAATTTGCCGACCTGAAGGGCAAACGCGTAGCCTATATCGTCGGTGCACCAGCACTGAACGTAAACACCGAAGCCTATCTGGCTTATGGTGGTCTGACGTGGGACGATGTCGAACGGGTGGACTTCGGTGGCTTTGGTGCCAGCTGGACGGGTCTGATCGAAGGTCAGGTCGATGCGGCATTTGCCTCCACCAACTCTGGCAAAGCCTATGAGGCTGAAGCCGGTCCGCGTGGTCTGTTCTGGCCACCAATTGATCCCGAGAACGCTGACGGCCTTGCCGCGATGCAGGCCATTGCGCCGTTCTTTAGCCCGAACAAAGCAGTCGTCGGTGCCACCATTGATGGCACGGATGGCTATCAAGGCGCTGGTTATGCCTATCCTGTTTTGACAGCGATGGAGGCCACTGAGGCCGATCTTGTATACAACATGACCAAAGCGATGGTTGAGCTGTTCCCGAAGTATGACGGCAATTCACCCGGTATTGGTGGTTGGGCGCTCGACAAGCAAAACATGGAATGGGTTGTTCCCTACCATGAAGGTGCGATCCGCTACTTTACCGAAGTAGGTGCCTGGAACGATACAGCTCAGGCGCATAACGACAATCTGGTAGCACGTCAGGCGGCTCTTGCTGCGGCGTGGGAAGAAACCAAAGCAGCCAACCCCGACGACTGGGAAGCAGCTTGGGCTGAAGCGCGCCGGGAAGCACTGAAAGCAGGCGGTTTCCCTGTAACTTTCTAA
- the mnmH gene encoding tRNA 2-selenouridine(34) synthase MnmH — translation MIRQSLTSISSIAAIGADMIIDVRSPSEFAEDHIPGAVNLPVLSDAERAEVGTIYVQDSAFRARKVGAALVAANAAQHLQGELAEMKGDWQPLVYCWRGGQRSGAFATILDQVGWRVHFLEGGYRSYRRHVSAALYNAPLQHRIMLLDGGTGTAKTALLQHLNDVGAQTLDLEGLAAHRGSLFGATTIDQPSQKMFESRLASSLEALDPARLTWVEGESSKIGARIIPPALWESMRAAPRIEISAPLSARAAFLAKAYSDLTDNATALIRKIEHLRAYHSSATIGEWQMLARSGDWQTLAEQLMSQHYDPRYLKSQARAEQKPHLLSLKDLDTDTLAETARDLHARFN, via the coding sequence ATGATCCGCCAGTCACTTACGTCTATTTCCTCGATCGCTGCGATTGGTGCAGATATGATTATCGATGTGCGTTCGCCATCTGAGTTCGCGGAAGACCATATTCCCGGTGCGGTAAACCTGCCGGTACTGTCAGATGCAGAACGGGCAGAGGTCGGCACGATATACGTCCAAGATAGCGCGTTTCGCGCACGCAAGGTTGGGGCCGCTTTGGTAGCCGCCAATGCCGCGCAGCATCTGCAGGGCGAACTTGCGGAGATGAAGGGAGACTGGCAGCCGCTGGTCTATTGCTGGCGCGGCGGCCAGCGATCAGGCGCTTTTGCGACAATTCTTGATCAGGTTGGTTGGCGTGTGCATTTTCTTGAAGGTGGATATCGCAGCTATCGCAGACACGTGAGCGCGGCGCTTTACAATGCGCCATTGCAACACCGGATCATGTTGCTTGATGGTGGGACCGGCACGGCCAAGACAGCGCTGCTCCAGCACCTAAACGATGTCGGCGCCCAGACCCTTGATCTTGAGGGGTTGGCCGCGCATCGTGGCTCGTTATTTGGTGCCACCACAATAGATCAACCTTCGCAGAAGATGTTCGAATCCCGGCTGGCATCCTCCCTGGAGGCGTTGGATCCTGCGCGACTAACTTGGGTAGAGGGCGAGAGCAGCAAGATCGGTGCACGAATTATCCCGCCTGCGCTTTGGGAATCGATGCGCGCAGCACCCCGCATTGAAATTAGCGCCCCTTTGTCCGCGCGTGCGGCATTTCTTGCTAAAGCCTATTCAGATTTGACGGATAATGCGACAGCGCTGATCCGCAAGATTGAGCATTTGCGCGCCTACCATTCATCCGCAACCATCGGAGAATGGCAAATGCTGGCCCGCAGTGGCGATTGGCAGACACTGGCCGAACAGCTGATGTCGCAACATTATGATCCGCGCTACCTCAAGTCACAGGCGCGCGCAGAGCAAAAGCCGCACCTGCTTAGCTTGAAAGATTTGGACACAGACACTTTGGCCGAAACCGCCCGAGACTTGCACGCGCGGTTCAACTGA
- the selD gene encoding selenide, water dikinase SelD, with the protein MLNSVPFTRDLVFVGGGHAHALVLRKWGMNPLPGARLTLINPGPTAPYTGMLPGHIAGHYSRDTLEIDLMRLARFAGARLILSHATAIDRKAKLIHVEGRGPVAYDVASIDIGITARMGIEGFSEHAVGAKPLDVYASAWRTFLDAVGGSDKAATVAVIGGGVAGCELAMAMAFALREKGAKPEVTVIEAGPTISGVGPRARRKLSNAMQGLGITFLPNAKVTQIESGQVILEGHAPVAAALCVGAAGAFPHHWIAQTDLTLEDGFIVVEPDLRVKGDTDLFAVGDCAHMPFAPRPKAGVFAVRAAPILYKNLRGVLTEGKLRSFRPQKSYLKLISLGGKSAMAEKYGLAPAAPLLWQWKDRIDRAFMDKLDELPVMKVPALPSVVAKGVQEDAQVIPLCGGCGAKVGGGVLSQVISAGQGTSQADVVAGPGDDAAILRQSCGGYQVLSTDHLRAFIDDPVQMTRIAAVHALGDIWAMGATPQAALSTLVLPRMSAALQARTLREINDAAQDVFAEAGANIIGGHTTMGAELTIGFTVTGLRDDMPITVSGAQAGDMLLLTRPIGTGVILAAYMAGKAPARIVADVLSAMEQPQQAAAAILRDAHAMTDVTGFGLAGHIQAICAASRLRADVTRDKIPVYAGARTLSDQGIRSSLLAANIADAPTTGIDDPLLHDPQTAGGLLAALSPDAAEKAMEALRAAGVEAVIIGKLSAGSGPIHVS; encoded by the coding sequence ATGCTCAACTCTGTACCTTTTACCCGTGATCTGGTGTTTGTTGGCGGCGGTCATGCCCACGCGCTGGTGCTGCGTAAATGGGGGATGAACCCGTTGCCCGGGGCAAGACTGACATTGATCAATCCCGGTCCGACAGCGCCCTATACCGGTATGTTGCCCGGCCACATCGCAGGGCATTACAGCCGCGATACGCTGGAGATTGATCTGATGCGTCTTGCCCGCTTTGCTGGCGCTCGCCTGATCCTCAGCCATGCAACCGCGATCGATCGAAAGGCCAAGCTGATCCACGTCGAAGGGCGGGGGCCGGTGGCCTATGACGTGGCCTCGATCGATATTGGTATCACTGCCCGCATGGGTATTGAGGGTTTTTCGGAGCACGCAGTTGGGGCTAAGCCACTTGATGTTTACGCCAGCGCATGGCGGACTTTCCTTGACGCTGTAGGGGGGAGCGATAAGGCGGCGACGGTTGCCGTGATCGGAGGCGGGGTCGCGGGATGTGAATTGGCGATGGCAATGGCCTTTGCGCTGCGCGAAAAAGGGGCGAAACCCGAAGTTACCGTGATTGAAGCCGGACCGACAATATCTGGTGTTGGTCCAAGGGCGCGGCGCAAGCTTTCTAATGCGATGCAAGGGTTGGGAATTACGTTTCTGCCAAATGCAAAAGTTACGCAGATCGAAAGCGGCCAAGTTATACTGGAAGGGCATGCACCAGTGGCTGCGGCGCTATGCGTTGGGGCGGCAGGTGCTTTCCCGCACCATTGGATCGCGCAGACGGACCTAACGCTCGAAGACGGCTTTATCGTGGTAGAGCCCGATCTACGGGTGAAAGGGGATACTGACCTTTTCGCTGTAGGTGACTGTGCGCATATGCCATTCGCCCCGCGTCCCAAGGCAGGTGTTTTTGCGGTGCGCGCCGCGCCTATCCTGTATAAAAACCTACGTGGTGTTCTGACCGAAGGTAAGCTTCGGTCATTCCGCCCGCAAAAATCATATCTCAAGCTTATTTCGCTGGGCGGCAAATCTGCCATGGCAGAGAAATACGGTTTGGCGCCTGCAGCACCTCTTCTGTGGCAGTGGAAAGATCGTATTGATCGGGCATTCATGGACAAACTGGATGAATTGCCTGTGATGAAGGTACCTGCGCTTCCGTCTGTGGTGGCCAAGGGTGTGCAAGAAGATGCGCAGGTTATTCCGCTTTGTGGTGGGTGTGGCGCCAAGGTTGGCGGCGGTGTTCTTTCACAGGTAATTAGCGCAGGACAGGGGACGTCGCAGGCGGATGTCGTCGCTGGTCCGGGCGACGATGCTGCTATCCTGCGCCAGTCGTGCGGGGGATATCAGGTGCTGAGCACTGATCATTTGCGCGCCTTTATCGACGATCCTGTGCAGATGACCCGCATCGCGGCAGTGCATGCCTTGGGGGATATCTGGGCGATGGGGGCAACGCCGCAGGCGGCTTTGTCCACTCTTGTGTTGCCGCGCATGTCGGCCGCCTTGCAGGCGCGCACCTTGCGCGAGATTAACGATGCGGCACAGGACGTTTTTGCAGAGGCGGGCGCAAATATTATTGGCGGCCATACGACAATGGGCGCAGAGCTGACGATCGGCTTCACGGTGACAGGCCTGCGGGACGATATGCCAATCACAGTTTCGGGCGCACAGGCGGGAGACATGCTGCTGCTCACGCGTCCTATCGGGACTGGCGTTATTCTTGCTGCGTATATGGCTGGAAAAGCCCCTGCTCGGATCGTCGCCGACGTGCTTTCGGCGATGGAGCAACCACAGCAGGCCGCGGCTGCTATTCTGCGGGATGCTCATGCCATGACCGATGTGACCGGATTTGGCCTTGCTGGTCATATTCAGGCAATCTGCGCAGCGTCACGTCTGCGCGCAGATGTGACGCGTGACAAGATTCCCGTCTATGCCGGTGCCCGCACGCTTTCAGATCAGGGGATTAGGTCTTCGTTGCTGGCGGCGAATATCGCGGATGCGCCCACAACGGGGATTGATGACCCGCTGCTGCATGACCCTCAAACAGCAGGCGGATTGCTTGCGGCTCTGTCACCCGATGCGGCGGAAAAAGCCATGGAAGCTTTGCGTGCCGCAGGGGTTGAGGCCGTCATCATCGGTAAATTGTCAGCAGGTTCGGGGCCGATACACGTCAGTTGA
- a CDS encoding UGSC family (seleno)protein: MTIILDPTDERVPVERQVSKRSGSLSGVVGFLDISKPRGNVMLDELERLLAQKAPDVAIRRYAKPTFAKPCPDALRHEIRDACDYVVEALADUGSCTTCSMHDNVWFETQGIPAVSIASSEFGDAAESQRRALGMNGAHYVLVPHPIQDATDDEMRVKAAQAYEQIIAALTQN; this comes from the coding sequence ATGACAATAATTCTCGACCCCACAGATGAACGTGTGCCGGTTGAACGTCAGGTAAGTAAACGCAGCGGCAGCCTTTCGGGTGTCGTGGGTTTTCTGGATATCAGCAAGCCACGCGGAAACGTTATGTTGGATGAGCTGGAGCGTTTGTTGGCGCAAAAAGCGCCCGATGTGGCCATCCGCCGCTATGCTAAACCTACGTTCGCCAAGCCGTGTCCGGACGCACTGCGTCACGAGATACGGGACGCCTGCGACTATGTGGTAGAAGCACTGGCCGACTGAGGATCCTGCACGACGTGCAGTATGCACGACAATGTCTGGTTTGAAACCCAGGGGATTCCGGCAGTCTCTATCGCGTCAAGCGAGTTTGGCGATGCCGCCGAAAGCCAGCGCCGTGCGCTTGGCATGAACGGCGCGCATTATGTGTTGGTGCCGCATCCGATTCAGGATGCAACAGATGATGAAATGCGCGTGAAGGCCGCACAGGCCTATGAGCAGATCATCGCGGCGCTAACTCAGAATTAA